The stretch of DNA CGTCAAACCCTCCCATACTTATAAATTCATCATCATTCTCTCGCCGGTCGGAAATTATTACCCCGAGGGCGTCAAACCGGTCAGCATCTATGTTGAACACGAATTTACCCGCGCCTCAAAAGGCGGAACGGGTTACACCAAATGCGGCGGGAACTATGCCGCCTCGATCAAATCACAGGTCAAGGCAGGGCAGCTTGGCTATACTCAGGTGCTTTGGCTTGACGGCGCAGAACGTAAATATATCGAAGAAGTCGGCACAATGAACGTCTTCTTTAAAATCGGCGATGAGATCGTCACACCCGAAAAAGGCGACAGCATCCTCGGCGGCATCACCCGCATGTCGGTACTCGAACTGCTGCGCCATTGGGGCTATACCGCCAACGAGCGGCAGCTCTCGGTTGCGGAGCTTGAAAAAGCCGCAAAAGCGGGCAAACTCGTCGAGGCGTTCGGCTCCGGCACTGCGGCGGTCATTTCTCCAATCGGCCTGCTCGATTTCGGAGATATGAAAGTCACGATTAACAACGGCGAAATCGGTTCGGTGACGCAAAAGCTCTACGATACACTCACCGATATCCAGTGGGGCAGAATTTCCGATCCGTTCGGATGGATCAAGCGGATTGTGTAACTTAACGAATTAAATGGAAAAGATTGCGAGTTTCACGGTCAATCACAATCACCTCACACAGGGGATTTACACTTCCCGCAAAGACGGCGATATCGTAACTTACGACCTTCGTTTTCGCCGTCCCAACCGTGAAGCGGTGCTTTCAAATGCCGCTTTGCACACCATCGAACATTTGATGGCGACGGTATTGCGAAACGGCTGCTTGAAGGACAAGGTCATCTATTTCGGACCGATGGGCTGCCGGACGGGCTTTTACTTATTGCTGCGGGGCGCAAAACCCGCTGATGCCATCCGCGTTACGGTCGAAGCGTTAAAATCGGTCTCCGAATGGGATGGGGAAATCCCCGGTGCTGCCGAGGCCGAATGCGGAAATTACAAGGAACACGATCTCATTGCAGCTAAAAAAGAGGCAGCTGCGATGGCCGATATTTTAAAAAATTGGACGGAAAATGACTTGGTATATCGCTCCTGAAACGAGGTGATTCCTTTGCCACATGACGCGGCTTCCGCTTTAAAGCCGAAATTTTTATCATACGAATATTTCAGAG from Oscillospiraceae bacterium encodes:
- a CDS encoding S-ribosylhomocysteine lyase, which translates into the protein MEKIASFTVNHNHLTQGIYTSRKDGDIVTYDLRFRRPNREAVLSNAALHTIEHLMATVLRNGCLKDKVIYFGPMGCRTGFYLLLRGAKPADAIRVTVEALKSVSEWDGEIPGAAEAECGNYKEHDLIAAKKEAAAMADILKNWTENDLVYRS
- a CDS encoding branched-chain amino acid aminotransferase codes for the protein MKPLFIPAAHLKEKPTDESKLGFGRIFTDYMLVVEYEEGKGWYDPKIMPYGPIELSPAAMVLHYAQEVFEGLKAYRTADDHIQLFRPIENIRRMNRSCDRLCIPQLDEDNFMEWMTELITIEKDWVPHAPAASLYIRPFIFATDPYVGVKPSHTYKFIIILSPVGNYYPEGVKPVSIYVEHEFTRASKGGTGYTKCGGNYAASIKSQVKAGQLGYTQVLWLDGAERKYIEEVGTMNVFFKIGDEIVTPEKGDSILGGITRMSVLELLRHWGYTANERQLSVAELEKAAKAGKLVEAFGSGTAAVISPIGLLDFGDMKVTINNGEIGSVTQKLYDTLTDIQWGRISDPFGWIKRIV